A genome region from Mycobacterium florentinum includes the following:
- a CDS encoding tyrosine-protein phosphatase, which translates to MTNALRELSGGWNFRDVADGTPALRPGRLFRSGELSRLDDDGRATLRELGITDVVDLRANREVARRGPGLVPDGIEIHLMPFPDLGDEAPNDDAAPHETAFRRLFEGDPDQSDEEVNQAAIRHMTGEYHEFPSRNGAQRAVQQVFSLLGDGRPVLTHCFAGKDRTGFVIATVLESIGIDRDTIVADYLRSNAAVPVLRDHIYEMIQQRSDVELTPEVVTFTKARLADGVLGVRPEYLDAARRAIDEKYGSLDAYLRDAGVTQADVDRLRTELLA; encoded by the coding sequence ATGACTAATGCCCTGCGAGAACTGTCGGGGGGCTGGAACTTTCGCGATGTCGCCGACGGCACGCCCGCGCTTCGGCCCGGTCGGCTGTTCCGGTCCGGTGAGCTGAGCCGGCTCGACGACGACGGCCGCGCCACGCTGCGTGAGCTGGGCATCACTGATGTCGTCGACCTGCGGGCGAACCGCGAAGTCGCCCGCCGCGGGCCGGGCTTGGTTCCCGACGGCATCGAGATCCATCTGATGCCGTTCCCCGACCTTGGCGATGAGGCGCCGAATGACGACGCGGCGCCGCACGAAACCGCGTTTCGGCGGCTGTTCGAGGGCGACCCAGATCAATCCGACGAGGAAGTCAACCAAGCCGCCATCCGGCACATGACCGGCGAGTACCACGAATTCCCGTCCCGCAACGGGGCGCAACGCGCTGTGCAGCAAGTCTTTTCGTTGCTTGGAGACGGACGCCCGGTGCTCACCCACTGCTTCGCGGGCAAGGACCGCACCGGCTTCGTGATCGCCACGGTGCTGGAATCGATCGGCATCGATCGCGACACCATCGTCGCGGACTACCTGCGCAGCAACGCCGCGGTACCGGTGCTGCGCGACCACATCTACGAGATGATCCAGCAGCGCTCCGACGTCGAACTGACCCCGGAGGTCGTCACGTTCACCAAGGCGCGGCTGGCCGACGGTGTCCTGGGCGTGCGCCCCGAGTACCTGGACGCCGCGCGTCGGGCGATCGACGAGAAGTACGGCTCGCTGGACGCCTACCTGCGCGACGCGGGCGTCACGCAGGCGGATGTGGACCGCCTGCGCACCGAACTGCTCGCCTAA